Proteins encoded by one window of Serratia nevei:
- a CDS encoding DUF2502 domain-containing protein produces MKKILLLVCFPLLLPLAAQADVSVDINVPGVSLHLGDQDRRGYYWDGYDWRPPQWWHAHQGRGLGERNARGLYWDGGRWQPSPPRGYEHRGPERSGNPFHGDRDNRDRRHDDRGDHDRRDDGRGQPYPPGNAGPHR; encoded by the coding sequence ATGAAAAAGATCCTGTTGCTGGTGTGTTTCCCGCTGTTGCTGCCGCTGGCGGCGCAGGCCGATGTGTCCGTCGATATCAACGTGCCGGGCGTTTCCCTGCATCTGGGGGATCAGGACCGTCGCGGCTACTACTGGGATGGCTACGACTGGCGTCCACCGCAGTGGTGGCATGCGCACCAGGGCCGCGGTCTGGGTGAGCGCAATGCGCGCGGTTTGTACTGGGACGGCGGACGCTGGCAACCTTCGCCGCCGCGTGGTTATGAGCATCGCGGGCCGGAGCGCAGCGGCAATCCGTTCCATGGCGATCGCGATAATCGCGACCGCCGTCATGACGATCGGGGTGACCATGACCGGCGCGATGACGGCCGCGGTCAGCCTTATCCACCGGGCAACGCCGGCCCGCATCGTTAA
- the ihfA gene encoding integration host factor subunit alpha: protein MALTKAEMSEHLFEKLGLSKRDAKDLVELFFEEVRRALENGEQVKLSGFGNFDLRDKNQRPGRNPKTGEDIPITARRVVTFRPGQKLKSRVENASPKG, encoded by the coding sequence ATGGCGCTTACTAAAGCTGAAATGTCAGAACACCTGTTTGAGAAGCTTGGGCTTAGCAAACGGGACGCCAAAGACCTGGTGGAACTGTTCTTTGAAGAGGTCCGTCGGGCCCTTGAGAATGGCGAACAGGTAAAACTGTCGGGTTTTGGCAACTTTGATCTGCGTGACAAGAACCAACGTCCGGGGCGTAACCCGAAGACCGGCGAAGACATTCCGATTACGGCGCGCCGCGTGGTGACCTTCCGTCCGGGGCAGAAGCTGAAAAGCCGGGTAGAAAACGCCAGCCCGAAAGGGTGA
- the btuC gene encoding vitamin B12 ABC transporter permease BtuC: MPTSRTFTLLLQHQRYRDKRQVTLLVLGVAVALLFSLCAGDQWIWPSEWFSDRAQLFVWQLRLPRALAVMLVGAALAVAGAVMQALFENPLAEPGLLGVANGAGVALVLTVLLGHGLLPVALMSAAAIAGALAMTFLLLGFARRRRLTNARLLLVGVALGIVCSALMTWAVYFSTSLDLRQLMYWMMGGFGGVDWRQKWLVLALLPVLLWLCGQGRALNLMALGEVQARQLGLSLHLWRNLLVLAIGWLVGVSVALAGVIGFVGLVIPHILRLTGLTDQRYLLPACALAGAGVLLVADVIARVALLAAELPIGVVTATLGAPLFIWLLTRTKGVR, from the coding sequence ATGCCAACCAGCCGTACTTTCACCTTACTGTTGCAACATCAGCGCTATCGCGATAAGCGCCAGGTCACTCTGCTGGTGCTGGGTGTGGCGGTGGCGTTGCTGTTCAGCCTCTGCGCCGGTGACCAATGGATATGGCCGTCAGAGTGGTTCAGCGATCGGGCGCAGCTGTTCGTTTGGCAACTGCGTTTACCGCGCGCGCTGGCGGTGATGCTGGTCGGCGCCGCCCTGGCGGTGGCGGGCGCGGTGATGCAGGCGCTGTTTGAAAACCCGCTGGCGGAGCCCGGTCTGCTGGGGGTGGCTAACGGTGCCGGCGTCGCGCTGGTGTTGACGGTGCTGTTAGGGCACGGTTTGTTGCCGGTGGCGCTGATGAGCGCCGCCGCGATAGCCGGTGCGCTGGCGATGACCTTTTTGCTGCTGGGCTTCGCTCGGCGCCGGCGCCTGACCAATGCTCGGCTGTTGCTGGTTGGCGTGGCGCTGGGCATCGTGTGCAGCGCGCTGATGACCTGGGCGGTCTATTTCAGCACCAGCCTCGATCTGCGGCAGCTGATGTACTGGATGATGGGCGGTTTCGGCGGCGTGGACTGGCGGCAAAAGTGGCTGGTGCTGGCGCTGCTGCCGGTGCTGCTGTGGCTGTGCGGCCAGGGCAGAGCGCTCAACCTGATGGCGCTGGGCGAGGTACAGGCGCGGCAACTTGGGCTGTCGCTGCATCTGTGGCGTAATTTGCTGGTGCTGGCGATCGGCTGGCTGGTTGGCGTCAGCGTGGCGCTCGCCGGAGTGATTGGTTTTGTTGGTTTGGTGATCCCGCATATTTTGCGGCTCACCGGCCTGACCGACCAGCGCTATCTGCTGCCGGCCTGCGCGCTGGCGGGAGCCGGGGTGTTGCTGGTGGCCGATGTGATCGCCCGCGTTGCGCTGCTGGCGGCCGAGCTGCCGATCGGCGTGGTGACCGCCACGCTGGGGGCGCCGCTATTTATCTGGTTACTGACCCGGACAAAGGGCGTAAGGTAG